In one window of Brenneria goodwinii DNA:
- a CDS encoding amino acid ABC transporter permease: MYSGQLIDAFLTGLVGFFKPLGLNYAFVLDPVDRAAFLSGMGVSLELCLLTIPFSLLMGVLIAAALTSQMRWLTAPVSAFVELVRNTPTLVQLYCAFLVLNMLITQHISQGSNPISPLMWVVLVVSVHKAVFHAEALRAGIEAVAPVTLEAARAMAFSRRQIFWYMQLPLAVRFSLPALVNNLVDLVKMTAIASAIAVGDVTYQSIMIWSQRDNVLELILLILVYFAVLTWLVSVAGRWLENRLRMPGYGQ, from the coding sequence ATGTATTCTGGGCAGTTGATTGACGCTTTCCTGACCGGGTTGGTGGGGTTTTTTAAACCACTGGGCCTGAACTATGCATTTGTACTGGACCCCGTTGACCGGGCCGCGTTTTTGAGCGGCATGGGCGTATCCCTTGAACTTTGTTTGCTGACTATTCCGTTCAGCCTGCTGATGGGGGTGCTCATCGCAGCGGCGCTCACCAGCCAGATGCGCTGGCTGACCGCGCCGGTCAGCGCTTTTGTCGAACTGGTGCGTAATACGCCGACGCTAGTGCAGCTGTATTGCGCCTTTCTGGTGCTCAATATGCTGATTACCCAGCATATCAGTCAGGGCAGCAACCCGATATCGCCGTTGATGTGGGTCGTGTTAGTGGTGTCGGTGCATAAGGCAGTGTTCCATGCCGAAGCGCTGCGCGCCGGCATTGAGGCGGTGGCGCCGGTTACGCTGGAGGCCGCCCGCGCCATGGCCTTCAGCCGACGGCAAATCTTCTGGTATATGCAACTGCCGTTAGCCGTGCGTTTTTCTCTGCCGGCGCTCGTCAATAATCTGGTGGATCTGGTTAAAATGACGGCCATCGCCTCGGCCATCGCCGTTGGCGACGTGACCTATCAGTCGATTATGATCTGGTCGCAGCGCGACAACGTACTGGAGCTAATCTTACTGATTCTGGTCTACTTTGCCGTGCTGACCTGGCTGGTCAGCGTCGCCGGGCGATGGCTGGAAAACCGCCTGAGGATGCCGGGCTATGGTCAATGA
- a CDS encoding amino acid ABC transporter permease — protein MVNDIVVKSIARPGKCRTLIGAVLSDFWAIALLAIVAVNLLLANADSAPFAVTQLWRWLPALFQGISVNIVISALAMLLGTLLGVAVGGLSLAPSRLLRTLTRLWVQIFRNAPVLVLIYFTTYVFPFEIVFLHWYIPFPDWVKVVIGLGLPASAIIAEIFRGAVQSIPSAQWETAQSMAFSRNQIFRYVILPQCVRRMLPPWMNVYASITMSTSLASLVGVHDVVDMATIASNTVARVDFTILVYFTLLLFFFYYCYPIARMTRLLEKRLIGR, from the coding sequence ATGGTCAATGATATCGTGGTGAAAAGTATCGCGCGGCCGGGCAAATGCCGCACGCTTATCGGCGCCGTGCTGTCTGATTTCTGGGCGATCGCGCTGCTGGCGATTGTGGCGGTCAATCTGCTGCTGGCAAACGCCGACAGCGCGCCGTTTGCCGTGACCCAGCTATGGCGCTGGCTGCCGGCGCTGTTTCAAGGGATAAGCGTCAACATCGTCATTAGCGCGCTGGCCATGCTGTTGGGCACGCTGCTGGGCGTGGCGGTGGGCGGCCTGTCGCTGGCGCCCTCGCGCCTGTTGCGCACGCTGACCCGGCTCTGGGTGCAGATTTTTCGCAACGCGCCGGTGCTGGTACTGATTTATTTCACCACCTATGTGTTTCCCTTCGAAATCGTTTTTCTGCACTGGTATATCCCTTTCCCCGATTGGGTTAAGGTGGTGATTGGACTTGGCCTGCCGGCCAGCGCCATCATCGCGGAGATTTTTCGCGGTGCGGTGCAGTCCATCCCCAGCGCCCAGTGGGAAACCGCGCAGTCGATGGCTTTTAGCCGTAATCAGATTTTTCGCTACGTCATTCTGCCGCAGTGCGTGCGCCGGATGCTGCCGCCGTGGATGAATGTGTATGCCAGCATCACCATGAGTACCTCGCTGGCTTCGCTGGTCGGCGTGCATGACGTGGTGGATATGGCCACTATTGCCAGTAATACCGTGGCGCGGGTTGATTTCACCATTCTGGTTTACTTCACGCTGCTGCTGTTTTTTTTCTACTATTGTTACCCGATCGCCCGCATGACTCGCCTGTTGGAAAAGCGTCTGATCGGGCGTTGA